The genomic window TAAAAGGGGCGGGTTGATCTTTAATGGCATTACTAATAGTAGTATTAAACTCTGAAATTAATACCAGGCTTTTTTCTTTCTTTAAGAGATCAAGCTCTTTATGAATAATTTGAAGTACTGCTAACGGAATTAGATTTTTTTGAATATTGGCTATAAAATCCAGTTCGCCCAGCCAGGTTTGGGTTTGAATAATCGTAGCTTCAATTTGTGGACGGATACTATCTATACGTTCCTTAATGTTCTCCTTTGTCGATTTATTATAAAAGGAAGCTTCTGTACTATTTTGTTTCCAGCCAGTTCTTGTATTAAAAGTGGTATCGCCCTGACTTAGTTTAGTAAAATGTTTAGGAATGGAACCTCTTGTAAAATCTTTTTCGTGTAAGCCGGAGTTTTCTATAAGGGTTAATATATGATTTGCGGCATCTTTGATGCCAGTTTTAACGGTTTTGCTTCGTTGCGTAAGTTGATGGTTGAGTTCTTTAAAATCTGCAAAGGATTTATAGTAAATTTTATAAATATGTTTTTGCTGATTCTCACTTTGTAAAAGGTTTCCTATTTTTTTTAATTCGATAGCAATGTCCCAGCTTTTATCCTGATCCAGTTTTGATAACGAAAATTTGATTAAAACCTGAGTTAATTCTTTATGTACTCCAATTTGATTAATAACCCTCTGAATAGCTTCATCCAGTAATACTTCAAAATCCATTTCGATTTCAAAATTAGAAGCTAGGTTCAGGTCTTTTGCAAAAGTCCTTAAAATCCTATGGGTAAAGGTATCAATGGTGACTACATTAAATCCCGAGTAATTATGCAAAATATGCTTTACAATGGTAGCTGATTTCTGCTGAATCTGTTTACTGTTCAAATTTGTTTCTAACATTAGTGTTAATAGTAAAGGGTCGGTAGTTTTATTATCAGTTAAAACACTTAACTTTACTAATTTTTCTAATATCCTGGATTTCATTTCTGCTACCGCTTTATTAGTAAAAGTAATAGCCAGGATTTGCTTGTAACCATCAATTTCCGGATTGCGTAGGATAGAAATAAGATAATCTTTTACAAGGGTATAGGTTTTTCCTGCTCCCGCCGCCGCGTTGTAGATGATCAGACCATTAGATGCTATAGCCAAAGTGGTAATTTAAAAGTATTATTGGATTCATATTGTTTAAAAAATGATGTAAGAAAGATACCGGTTTTATTAAATAATTTATAACAAATTATAGTTTTAATTGCAAAGCCGAATCCCTAAATTTGAAATCTTTTAGTATTAACACTTAAAAAACAACATATGTCTTTTGAAGTACAAAAATTAAACTATGCTTTTGATGCATTAGAACCTAATATTGACGCTCAAACTATGGAAATTCACCATGGTAAGCATTATGCCGGATATACCAATAAATTAAATAATGCCATTGAAGGTACGGACCTTGAAGGAAAAACTATCGAAAATATTTTAATTAACCTGGATAAGTCAGATAGTGCAGTCCGAAATAATGGTGGGGGATATTATAATCACACTTTATTCTGGGAAGTAATGTCTCCGGATGGAGGCGGACAACCGACAGGGGCGGTAGCTGATGCAATTACTAAAAAGTTCGGTTCTTACGAAGCTTTTAAAGACGCTTTTTCTAAAGCAGCGGCTACTCAGTTCGGATCCGGATG from Aquimarina sp. ERC-38 includes these protein-coding regions:
- a CDS encoding superoxide dismutase codes for the protein MSFEVQKLNYAFDALEPNIDAQTMEIHHGKHYAGYTNKLNNAIEGTDLEGKTIENILINLDKSDSAVRNNGGGYYNHTLFWEVMSPDGGGQPTGAVADAITKKFGSYEAFKDAFSKAAATQFGSGWAWLCVLEGGEVEICATPNQDNPLMPGVGCGGTPILGLDVWEHAYYLKYQNKRPEYIDSFFNVINWEEVNAKYAQGK